CGCTTTATTTCTACCCTTATACGCTTTTTTCACCTGGTAAAAAGCAGTTTTGTCAAGCTTTGCTGAGAACATTTCCCGCGCTCTGTCCACAAGGTTGTGGGCTTCATCGATCAGAAACACATAATCGCCGCTGTTGTCTGCAAAAAAGCGTCTGAGATGTGCTCTCGGATCAAAAACATAGTTGTAGTCACAAATGACGCAGTCCGCCAAAAGCGAAAGATCCAGGGAAAGTTCAAACGGACAGACTGTATGCTTCTGGGCGTATTTCTCGATTACACTTCTGGACAAATCATCAGACTCTTTGATCGCATCTAAAATGGCTGCATTAATTCGGTCGTAATGTCCTTTGGCATATTTACAATACTCGGGATGGCAGACCGGCTTTTCACAAAAGCAGATTTTTTCTTTAGCAGTCAGCGTCAAGGTCTTCATTTTCAGACCGCCTTGGCGCATTCTTTCGAATGCCTCTTCCGCAACCTGACGCGTTATCGTTTTAGCCGTCAAATAGAATAGTTTAGAGGTTTTTGCCTCTCCCATCGCTTTGATGGCTGGAAACAGCACCGAGATGGTTTTTCCGGTTCCTGTTGGGGCCTGCACAAACAGCTTCTTTCGTCCGGCTATGGCCCGGTAGGCCTGTACAGCCAACTCCCGCTGCCCCTGCCGGTAGACCGGGAAAGGAAATTGAAGCGCCTTGATCGAGGGGTCCCGAATCTCTGCCCATTCGGCAGAAAAGCTTGCCCATACCGAATACTTTTGAATAAGACTGCCGATAAATTCCGTCAGTTCACTGATTGCAAAAAAATTAAGCCATTGTTTGGTTTCATTGGTCTCCAGATTGAAATACGTCAGTTGAACGACGGCTTCTGTCAGAGCGTTCTGGACAGCGTAAATATACGCATAGCACTTAGCCTGCGCCCAATGAGCGCCGCTGAAATCCTTGTCAATAGAATCCAATGGCAGTACCGTGGTTTTTATTTCTTCAATAACGGTCCGGCCTTCACAGCTGAAAATGCCGTCAGCACGTCCCTCCAACGTATAATCAATGCCATTGTAACAATATGCTTCAGAAAGTGAAACTTCGCTTCGATAGTCCTCATAGGTTTCACGGTTCCTCTTCTGCAGGATCCGGTGCGCTTTAGCCCCTTCCGCCATCCTGTCCTTGGAAGCATACCTGCTGTCAATGTCCCCGCAGCGCATTATTAATTCAACCAGCTGTCTGATCGGAAGCTTAATCATGGTTTCAGTCCATTCTCCCAAAAATAGGTGCAAATTGTGCGAATCCTATTTATTCATACTTAAAAACGGCAAACTTAATCTTGATCCCCTGACCTGTAAATTTTGTTTCGTATTCGGTCATGATATTTTCTTCAAAACCACTTTGATGCAAATCGTATGTCCGGTATAATTCCTGAAAACCGGTCTCCTGAAAATACTGCAGACTATCCTCAAAAAGTAGTTCATCGTCCGTTTTGAACCAAACCTCCGATCCTTTCTTTACAAAGGTCTGGTACTTCCTCAGAAAGTTAGGATGCGTCAACCTGCGTTTATGGTGCCGTTTGCTGGGCCATGGATTGCAGAAATTAATATAGATTTTATCAATTTCATCCTGTCCGAAAATACTGTCGGTATCTTCAATACGCATGGAAACCAATCTGACGTTAGGCAGCTTGCTTTGATTAAGTTTCCTTAACACACAAACCAGCACTTCCGGGTAGGAATCAATTGCAATATAATTGATATTTTTAGTTTTGCCTGCAAGAGATGCGATAAAATCCCCCCGGCCGCAGCCCAGTTCCAAATGAACCGGATCATTATTGTCGAATACTTCATTCCACTTCCCTTTGCATTCCGCAGGGGCTAAAATGGTCTTGGTGTCTTTCTCTAGTTCGGGCTTTGCGCTCCGTTTTCTCCTAAGCCGCAATTATACACTGTCTCCTTCCAATGCTTATCAATCGAATAGAGGTCTTACCGTTCCTGCATTACCCTATAATCCTTATCAATAAGGGGACTTTCATAGGCCGGTCTGATGATTTTATCTGCATTGACCAGTTCTTCCAAACGGTGAGCACTCCACCCGACAATTCTGGCCATCGCAAACAACGGCGTATACAGTTCCAGCGGAATATCCAGCATACTGTAAACAAAGCCGCTGTAAAAATCCACATTGGCACTGACACCTTTATAAATTTTCCGTTCCTTAGCGATGACCTGAGGAGCCAGTCTCTCAATCATTGCATATAATTCAAAATCACTTCTTCGGTCTCTGTCATCCGCCAGCTTCTCGACAAAGCCTTTGAAGATTTGGGCCCTTGGGTCGGAAATGGAATAAACAGCATGTCCCATCCCATAGATAAGACCTCTTCGGTCAAACACTTCCTTGTTCAAAATCTTCGTTAAATAGCTTTTGACCTCTTCTTCATCCCTAGGGTTGGCAACGTGGGATTTGATATCAGCCACCATCTCGACAACTTTGATATTTGCTCCGCCATGTTTTGGCCCTTTCAGAGAGGATAAGGCCGCCGCAATGACGGAATACGTATCCGAGCCGGAAGAAGAAACAACTCTGGTCGTAAACGTAGAATTATTTCCCCCGCCATGTTCCATATGCAGCACAAGCGCGATATCAAGCACCTTGGCCTCAAGTTCTGTAAATTGTTTATCCGGTCTTAACATTTTCAGGATATTTTGAGCTGTGGAGAGCTGGTCATCAGGTCTGTGGATATAAAAGCTTTCGTTGCATTCATAATGATTATAGGCATGATACCCATACACGCACAGCATCGGAAAAATGCTGATCAGCATCAGACATTGCCGCAAAACATTATCTAAAGACACATCGTCTATGGTCTCATCATAGGATGCCAGGGTAAGAACACTCTTTGTCAGAGAATTCATGATGTCCCTGCTCGGTGCTTTCATAATCACATCACGCACAAAATTTTTAGGAAGATTTCTGCTTTCCACTAAAATGTCTTTAAAGTGGGCTAATTGTTCTTCATTAGGCAGTGATCCAAACAGAAGCAGATAAGTTATTTCTTCAAAGCCATATTGCTGATTATGTGCAAATCCTTTGACCAAATCGGTGATATTGTATCCCCGGTAAAGAAGTTTTCCGTCACAGGGAATCCGTTTTCCATCAACTTCGTCATGAGACTTGATTAAAGAGATATTGGTTAACCCGGCAAGTACACCTTCCCCGTTCTTATCTCTTAAGCCGCGTTTTACGCCATACTCATTATAGAGGCTTGGATCAATCCAGCTGTTTTCCTGACAGATCTTGCTGTACTTATGTGTAAAAGAATCAATTGTTTCCTTTTTATTGCTGGTCATTTTCTCCTCCGATTCTTAGTTAATCCTGTCTCATTTACCTTATTTGATTGATTATCCTTAAAATAGGATATGGCCGTTCTTTCAAACAACTTTATTATACTATCAGGGTTGTTTGTTGTAAATATCATTTATTTACCCTAACAAGAAGGCCAACAAAGAAAGAACCGCCTCTCTTCGTCGGCCTTACATCATCTTTGATTCACATGGATAACTATTATTTTAAACCCAGGACCTGGTTTATAATATTGATTACCTTGTCTTCCTCAAAAGGTTTAATAATGTAATTCTTGGCGCCCAATTTAATTGCCTCGAAGACCCTGTCTTTTTGGTTAATTGCGCTTATCATAACCACCCTGGCATCAGGGTACCTGCCGAGCAATTTACCAAGCGCCTCGATGCCGTCTGACAGAGGCATCGTAATATCCATTGTCACAATATCCGGATGCAAATTTCCATATTCAGCCAGGGCCTGCATGCCATTGAGCGCTTCGCCTATGACTTCATGCCCGCCTCTCCCCATGATAGCAGCTAAATTTCTCCTCATAATTGCAGAGTCATCAACGATTAATACCTTAGCCATTTTTCCTCCTCAGTTGTAACTAGTACAACGTTCCTGAAATAAATTCTCAAATAGAGGATTGCGTTAAACTCCCGGGTTGGCCTGTGCGCCACAATTCCGCTTTCGGCTGTTGCGCCATCCGTGGCGCAAACAGCCGCGCTCCGCCTCCATGCTTCGCTTAACGCTGGAATTGTGACCCCCAGACCTCATTGTGGGTAATCAAGCTTTATGAATGATTTGAGCAGGGAATTTGAGAACCTTGTACTAGATAGCGCCACCTTCCATTGGCAGCAGAAAATTGAATTCTGTTCCGGTATCAGGGTTTGTCACAATGTCCAAATGACCGCCTATTTTTTCAAGTTCTTGTTTAACGATCGCCATGCCGATGCCGCGTCCCGAAATCATCGATGCACTGTCTTTGCTGGAAAGCCCGTCTTCAAAAATAAGTGGGATAATATCTTTATCGTCCAGCTCTGCCAGTTGTTCTGCGGTAAATACCCCAAGCTCAAGCGCTTTTTGTTTGATTCCTTCCAAGTCTAAGCCTTTGCCGTCATCAGCGATCTTTAATAATATTTGATCTTGAACTAATTTCATTTCGCAGACAACGCGGCCCTTTTCTTCTTTTCCGGCTTTGATTCTGTCTTCCCTGTTTTCAATGCCATGATCTACGCAGTTCGCAAAAATATGAATCAGTGATTTGGTAAAGGCCTGATACCTTTTTGTATCTACAGGAAACTCTCCGCCTTCTAGTTCAAGAGGATACAACGATTTCTCCAAGCCCTGAGCTAAGCCTTCTATAGTATTAGGGTAAGCAGCTAAAAGCTCTTTGAACGAGCGGTAACGCAATTGCCTGACTTTGGTAATCAAAATATTGGCCTCCTGCGATGGAATAAGCGTCGCTATTTGATCTTCCAATTCAAGCAGTTTTGCTTCCGGAATCTCGATGATTTTATCTCTGACAATAAAATTCTCCCCTAGTGTTGACTGCAGAATACGCAAACCTTCATTCAGAGCATGTTCAAGATTCAAATTTTGCAGGAGCATACCTAAACCAGTACTGGTTGCTGAATCCCTTTGTTCAAAAGATTTGATCTCTTCTTCAAGATGGTGAAGAGAACGAACCATATGCATCATCTCAAACTGGCCAAATTCCCCTTTAAAGGTATGAATCCTTCGTTTGACATCGACAATTACCCGCTGAAGCGGTTCTTTGCAAATAACCAGCTGCGGTACGGTCATCTGGCAAAAACGCTGGTAATCTGAAATAAGTTCCAAAAGGTCATTACGGCTGATAACAGCCTTAACAATCATTTTAAGTGTTTTGCGTTCATTTTCCATTTGTTCCTGCAAAGCGCGTTTTTCCGTAGCATCCGTTAAGATAACCATCAAAGCTTGTGCTTCTTCCTGACACTTATCCACGATAAACTTGTATTCGATTTTTATATAGTAGTTATTCAGGAAAATGACATCCGGCAGAAAAGAAAGGAATACCTCCCTGCGTACCGGGTCATTCTCCTGAAAACATTCCAGAAGAACTTTGTTCACAAAGTCTCTTTGTTCCTGGTCCTCCGGATAAATTAAGTCCGAAAAGTTACGTTTATCTAAGTCAGGACCCAATAATCTCTGGCATTCAATGCTGTATTCAGGTTCAATACACAGGTCTGATCCAAAAGACAGGAAGCCCTGCCCGGCATTATTGAGTAAATTTTTCACAGACTGCATACTTTGTTTAAGATTTTTTTCGACGACGCGCCGTCTTCGTATTTCTTCACTGAGCGTGAAATAAATAAGCAAGCCGAAGAGAACGACCATGGCTGCTGTATAAAGAATGATCTGCCCGACGCGTTTGGCCAATTCCTGATAAATATATTGGATATCTACATCTGTTCCGACTGCGCCTATGACCTGACCCTCGGCATTGACCAATGGTGCATAGCCGGTAATCAAAGTACCCCAAAGCGTTGAAGTCTGCGCTCTCGTGTGAAAAGCTTTGGTATGCGTATGTGCTGCCGGTGTAGACAGTTCATCGGTCTCTCCTAAAGACACCTTCTCCGAATCGAAAATGTATTCAATTTGGCTGGGTGATATTCGATGCTCGACATATACATACTTTACTCCGGTTTCAGCTTGAATACGCTGAAAATATGCCTGCATCTCTCTAAAATAATCATTAGGCTCTTTCTCCGCAAGTAACTTTTCATATTCAGCAATATTAACACTGTCAGCAACAACCCGAGAGATGGTCATCGCGTTGATGCCGATATCATCAAGGGTCTTATTATACCAGGACCTGATCAAGAGAATTTGAATTAATACCAGCAAAGCAAGAATAAGAACGTTAACCGTTCTTGCCAGTCTTC
This genomic stretch from Dehalobacter restrictus DSM 9455 harbors:
- a CDS encoding ATP-dependent DNA helicase, encoding MIKLPIRQLVELIMRCGDIDSRYASKDRMAEGAKAHRILQKRNRETYEDYRSEVSLSEAYCYNGIDYTLEGRADGIFSCEGRTVIEEIKTTVLPLDSIDKDFSGAHWAQAKCYAYIYAVQNALTEAVVQLTYFNLETNETKQWLNFFAISELTEFIGSLIQKYSVWASFSAEWAEIRDPSIKALQFPFPVYRQGQRELAVQAYRAIAGRKKLFVQAPTGTGKTISVLFPAIKAMGEAKTSKLFYLTAKTITRQVAEEAFERMRQGGLKMKTLTLTAKEKICFCEKPVCHPEYCKYAKGHYDRINAAILDAIKESDDLSRSVIEKYAQKHTVCPFELSLDLSLLADCVICDYNYVFDPRAHLRRFFADNSGDYVFLIDEAHNLVDRAREMFSAKLDKTAFYQVKKAYKGRNKALDKILNRINKKMIDLRHQCGEQGYLITTEMPADFLSLLQQYTGTCELMLKENRSLSEDSAFLQLYFDVLGFTAITEFYDERYVTFVETKRDEVTVKLFCLDPSFLLGEALKRGSSAVMFSATLSPLEYFREVLGGGEADHILSLDSPFDHRKLCVLTADSVSTKYKEREQSAHQITRMIGSFVAQKMGNYIVYFPSYKYMNDVFAEFASACPDITAVAQEASMAEEERERFLLSFKENPEKTYVAFCVLGGIFSEGIDLKGSRLIGTAIVSVGLPQLSVQQNIIRDYFNSKNGLGYEYAYMYPGMNKVMQAAGRVIRSENDIGAVLLIDERYSNKKYIKLFPKHWMRRRNIKDSKSLEKNLGLFWQTGSKGNP
- the trmB gene encoding tRNA (guanosine(46)-N7)-methyltransferase TrmB, with protein sequence MRLRRKRSAKPELEKDTKTILAPAECKGKWNEVFDNNDPVHLELGCGRGDFIASLAGKTKNINYIAIDSYPEVLVCVLRKLNQSKLPNVRLVSMRIEDTDSIFGQDEIDKIYINFCNPWPSKRHHKRRLTHPNFLRKYQTFVKKGSEVWFKTDDELLFEDSLQYFQETGFQELYRTYDLHQSGFEENIMTEYETKFTGQGIKIKFAVFKYE
- a CDS encoding citrate/2-methylcitrate synthase; the encoded protein is MTSNKKETIDSFTHKYSKICQENSWIDPSLYNEYGVKRGLRDKNGEGVLAGLTNISLIKSHDEVDGKRIPCDGKLLYRGYNITDLVKGFAHNQQYGFEEITYLLLFGSLPNEEQLAHFKDILVESRNLPKNFVRDVIMKAPSRDIMNSLTKSVLTLASYDETIDDVSLDNVLRQCLMLISIFPMLCVYGYHAYNHYECNESFYIHRPDDQLSTAQNILKMLRPDKQFTELEAKVLDIALVLHMEHGGGNNSTFTTRVVSSSGSDTYSVIAAALSSLKGPKHGGANIKVVEMVADIKSHVANPRDEEEVKSYLTKILNKEVFDRRGLIYGMGHAVYSISDPRAQIFKGFVEKLADDRDRRSDFELYAMIERLAPQVIAKERKIYKGVSANVDFYSGFVYSMLDIPLELYTPLFAMARIVGWSAHRLEELVNADKIIRPAYESPLIDKDYRVMQER
- a CDS encoding response regulator — protein: MAKVLIVDDSAIMRRNLAAIMGRGGHEVIGEALNGMQALAEYGNLHPDIVTMDITMPLSDGIEALGKLLGRYPDARVVMISAINQKDRVFEAIKLGAKNYIIKPFEEDKVINIINQVLGLK
- a CDS encoding ATP-binding protein; translated protein: MENNRRRLARTVNVLILALLVLIQILLIRSWYNKTLDDIGINAMTISRVVADSVNIAEYEKLLAEKEPNDYFREMQAYFQRIQAETGVKYVYVEHRISPSQIEYIFDSEKVSLGETDELSTPAAHTHTKAFHTRAQTSTLWGTLITGYAPLVNAEGQVIGAVGTDVDIQYIYQELAKRVGQIILYTAAMVVLFGLLIYFTLSEEIRRRRVVEKNLKQSMQSVKNLLNNAGQGFLSFGSDLCIEPEYSIECQRLLGPDLDKRNFSDLIYPEDQEQRDFVNKVLLECFQENDPVRREVFLSFLPDVIFLNNYYIKIEYKFIVDKCQEEAQALMVILTDATEKRALQEQMENERKTLKMIVKAVISRNDLLELISDYQRFCQMTVPQLVICKEPLQRVIVDVKRRIHTFKGEFGQFEMMHMVRSLHHLEEEIKSFEQRDSATSTGLGMLLQNLNLEHALNEGLRILQSTLGENFIVRDKIIEIPEAKLLELEDQIATLIPSQEANILITKVRQLRYRSFKELLAAYPNTIEGLAQGLEKSLYPLELEGGEFPVDTKRYQAFTKSLIHIFANCVDHGIENREDRIKAGKEEKGRVVCEMKLVQDQILLKIADDGKGLDLEGIKQKALELGVFTAEQLAELDDKDIIPLIFEDGLSSKDSASMISGRGIGMAIVKQELEKIGGHLDIVTNPDTGTEFNFLLPMEGGAI